Genomic window (Aquimarina sp. BL5):
AGTTTTTTCTGCAGAAAAATCAATGATTGCCTTTATGAATTGATATCCATAGTTTTGCATTTTAAGTTTACCGACACCGCTGATTTGCATGAATTCATCATCACTCATAGGTCTCGACTTTTCCATTTCTTTTAAGGAAGCATCATTGAAAATCTGATAAGCAGGAATACCAGCTTCCTTAGCTAGTTCTAAGCGTAGTTCACGCAATTTATCGAACAATGTATTTGCTTTTACTTTTTTAACCTGTTGAGCAGCTATTTCTTTAATTTTTTCAAACTCCGCAAGATTGGCGAGGCTAACTTTTTCTCCTTCAAAAAGTACTTTTTTAGAAAGGGAAGTTAGTTTAAGTTTGTTGTTAAGATGAAAAGCAATTTCCAGATATCCCTGATTAATTAACTGTATAATATATTGTTGCCAATCTCTCCAAGAAATATCATTAGCAATGCCATACGTTTTAAGGCTTTGATATCCTTTATCCAAAACCATAGCATTTTGAGCTCCTCTAAGAACGTCAATTACTGTTCCTATAGGTTCTTCTTCTTTGATTCTTGCTACTGTAGATAATGCTTTTTGCGCAATAACAGTTCCATCAATAAAACTTGGCGGATTTTTACAAACATCACAATTACCACAATCTTCTTCAATTAATTCTCCAAAATAGCTAAGTAATATTTTTCTTCTACAACTAAGAGAATCGGCATATTGTTTCATTCGATCCAACTTGGCCATCTGTACTTCTTGATTGCCAGATGTTGTTGCAAATTTTTGTAATTGCACTACATCAGCATAACTGTGAAATAGTACCGTAGAAGAAGGTAATCCATCACGACCGGCACGTCCAATTTCCTGATAATAACCTTCTATGTTTTTTGGTAAATTGTAATGAATCACCCAGCGTACATTAGATTTATCGATTCCCATACCAAAGGCAATAGTAGCGCATACAATTTGTATAGTATCATTTATAAAACCTTCTTGTACTTTGGCTCTTTTCTTGTGATCTATACCAGCATGATAAGCTTCTGCGATAAACCCTTTACTTTGTAGTTTTTCTGCCAACATTTCTGTTGTTTTTCTGCTCAAACAGTAGATAATACCGACATCATTAGGTTTGTCTTCCAGGAAATCTATAATTTGTTCTACTCTCTTATTACCCGGACGTACTTCCAGACTTAGATTTTCACGGTCAAAGGATGCTAAAAACTGCTTTGCATTAGGAATATTTAATTGTTTACAAATATCTTGTCGGGTTGCCTTATCAGCGGTAGCCGTTAATGCAATAACCGGAGTATCAGGAAACCTGTTTTTTAAGTATCCTAATTGTGTATATGCCGGTCTAAAATCGTGCCCCCAAGATGATATACAATGCGCTTCATCAATAGCAATTAAACTAATAGTAATTTGTGAAAGTATATTATCTAAGAAACTCAAACTTTCTGGAGCAACATAGAGTAATTTAATGTCTTTATCTAGTAGTTTTTGATAGATTTCTTGTTGTTCATTTTCATTTTGACTACTATTCACAAAAGATGCTTGCACGCCATTAGATAATAACCCATCTACTTGGTCCTTCATTAATGCAATTAATGGAGAAATTACTAAGGTAATACCAGGAAGTAATAGTGCAGGTAATTGGTAACAGATGGATTTTCCTCCACCCGTAGGCATGACAACCATATTATCCAATCCATTGAATACGGAATCAATGATTTCTTGTTGTAACGGTCTAAAGCTGTCGTATCCGAAATACTCTTTTAAGGTACTAAGAATTTGTTGTTGTTCTGGCATAAATGCAAAGAAAGGAAAAAGCCATTAAAAATTAAACGATCTTATCGGCGCATATTAATTTCTTTTCTACTTTTTAGAACTACTTAGACATGCTGATCTAACAAAATTGTATTGCCATCAGGATCCATTAATACAATACTTCCTGGACCGCTCGAATCTTCATCTGCCTCTTGTTCTAACTTTACGCCTTTCTTTTTTAAATCTTTTTGAATTTCTCTTACATCATCAAAACTTTCAAGTTTATTAGCAGAGGTATCCCATCCAGGGTTAAAGGTCATAATATTGTTTTCAAACATTCCTTGAAAGAGACCAACTAGATTGTTTTCATTTTTCATTATCAAATAATTATTTTCGATATCTCCAGCAAACACTTTAAAACCAAGGTTTTCATAAAATTCTTTCGATACGTTAATGTCTTTTACATTTAGACTTATCGAAAAAGCTCCTAATTTCATCTTTTTATAGTTTTTGATTTATATGACTCTAATCCTATATATAAAATAGGTTATTTTTTTGTCAAAAGTTTGAACTCTTAAAAGATACTAAATTTAAATTAGTGATATTGATTATGAACGAAAGCAGTTATTATAAACCAGAAGATCATTAAAAAAGCTATTCCCCATTGTATGTAATCATTTCTTTTAGTAGTACCTGTTTTCGTATTCATAATGTAATAATATATTAGATTCATCAATATAAGTATAAGAATAGGAGCATTCGTTACATTTTTCAATGTTAGAGATATTATATTTGAATAGGTGTAATTATATTTTGTAGTTTATACGGTATGAAAAATAAAGGCAATATAGTAGAAAGAACAAAAAAGCCTTGGCCGACAAAAGATGCAATGGAACAGATTTATGAAAAGAATCTTTGGGGTAGTAATAGTTCTCTTTTCTATTCAGGTTCTGGGTCACATGATCCTGAAATAGTAAAACCCTATATAGATGTTTTAATTTCTTTTTTAGGATCGTTTAAAGGTCTACTTACTGTATGTGATTTAGGTTGTGGGGATTTTAATATAGGAAAAGAATTGGTAGCACATACTAAAAGGTATATTGCTGTTGATATTGTATCTGAACTTATAAAGCATAACAAAGAAAAATTTAAAGAAGAAAATTTAGAATTTCATTGTTTGGATATTTCTGCAGATGCTTTGCCTTCTGGTGATTGTGTGTTATTGCGACAAGTATTACAGCACCTATCCAATGTAGAAATACATCGCATATTGAGTAAGTTAACCAATTTTAAATATGTGATTTTGACCGAGCACATACCTGAAGGATACTTTGAACCAAATATAGATATCATTTCTGGACAAGGAATTAGACTAAAAAAACAAAGTGGTTTAGATGTATTAGCTCCACCATTTAATTTTAAGGTAAAAGAAGAAAAACAATTATCATCAATTATTTTAAATAATCATAATGGAATTATAGTAACTACCTTATACAGAATGTTCTAAGTTATATCGAAATTTGCTAAAATATGCTTCAGATTTGGACATTAAAAAAACGTTGATTTCTTCTTTGATTCTGATTTAAAATTAAAACAAAATTCTCTTCATCAAGAAAAGATTAATAACAATCTAATGTATCCTTTTTAACAATCCTTCTAAAATTTCATCTTGTTCGTCTAACAAATGATCTTTAATTAGAATATCTGGTATAACACCTTTGCCGTTATCTATGCCATTGATACGCTCTATTTTTCCTTTTGAAACCTCCACAATTATAGCTGTTTCAGGTAATTTATAGTTGTATACTGACGCATAAAGATTGGGAAATTCAGCGGTTTCTTCTCCTACAATAGTTCCAAAACCGTAATCTTGGATCTGTGAAGCGGTCACCGTGGATTGTGAATAGGATTGTCTATTTACAAGTACATAGACTTTTCCTCGAAAAAGTTTTGTTTTGGCTTGTGGCTCATTAAAGCTGAAATTATAGTCATAAATCTCACCATTGTTGTGCTCTAAGATAGATTTCCAATACGCTTTTGTAGTATCCTTAGTATGTCTAGTATTTTCTTTTAAATGAGCGCTTGTTTTAAGTTGAAATCTTGACGCCCACTTAAAGGGTTTATTGGCTATATATGATACTAAATAATCACTAAAAGCATCATCTCCGCCAGGATTGTTCCTTAAATCTATAATTAGATTTTTAGAGTTCTT
Coding sequences:
- the recQ gene encoding DNA helicase RecQ, with the translated sequence MPEQQQILSTLKEYFGYDSFRPLQQEIIDSVFNGLDNMVVMPTGGGKSICYQLPALLLPGITLVISPLIALMKDQVDGLLSNGVQASFVNSSQNENEQQEIYQKLLDKDIKLLYVAPESLSFLDNILSQITISLIAIDEAHCISSWGHDFRPAYTQLGYLKNRFPDTPVIALTATADKATRQDICKQLNIPNAKQFLASFDRENLSLEVRPGNKRVEQIIDFLEDKPNDVGIIYCLSRKTTEMLAEKLQSKGFIAEAYHAGIDHKKRAKVQEGFINDTIQIVCATIAFGMGIDKSNVRWVIHYNLPKNIEGYYQEIGRAGRDGLPSSTVLFHSYADVVQLQKFATTSGNQEVQMAKLDRMKQYADSLSCRRKILLSYFGELIEEDCGNCDVCKNPPSFIDGTVIAQKALSTVARIKEEEPIGTVIDVLRGAQNAMVLDKGYQSLKTYGIANDISWRDWQQYIIQLINQGYLEIAFHLNNKLKLTSLSKKVLFEGEKVSLANLAEFEKIKEIAAQQVKKVKANTLFDKLRELRLELAKEAGIPAYQIFNDASLKEMEKSRPMSDDEFMQISGVGKLKMQNYGYQFIKAIIDFSAEKTKKKKKTNKNKGNSHKETLHLYQQGLSIEEIAQERKLAQSTVFSHIMKLYNDGEDIDLKQFVSKEDIISVKEAKETLDSPETLKPYFEHFEQAMDYNTIKLALAVLDNESL
- a CDS encoding VOC family protein → MKLGAFSISLNVKDINVSKEFYENLGFKVFAGDIENNYLIMKNENNLVGLFQGMFENNIMTFNPGWDTSANKLESFDDVREIQKDLKKKGVKLEQEADEDSSGPGSIVLMDPDGNTILLDQHV
- a CDS encoding class I SAM-dependent methyltransferase, which encodes MKNKGNIVERTKKPWPTKDAMEQIYEKNLWGSNSSLFYSGSGSHDPEIVKPYIDVLISFLGSFKGLLTVCDLGCGDFNIGKELVAHTKRYIAVDIVSELIKHNKEKFKEENLEFHCLDISADALPSGDCVLLRQVLQHLSNVEIHRILSKLTNFKYVILTEHIPEGYFEPNIDIISGQGIRLKKQSGLDVLAPPFNFKVKEEKQLSSIILNNHNGIIVTTLYRMF